A genomic segment from Ciona intestinalis chromosome 10, KH, whole genome shotgun sequence encodes:
- the LOC100175941 gene encoding uncharacterized protein LOC100175941 encodes MVAFQILSWFPAVITSLVVVYFIDILLKRGVVGLFKSFANAILLLPGTNAIVKAFTKKEIEGFIQKSFTGDAKPHGKLLSIPEKGVPIDQLQKELNELKAGDGNLSENGRLFAYVYTTHGPRFQLQQEAFKMFSDFSLAKANNDHVSIVKAYLETFMHDNALNPLVFPALRKFENEVVSMTASMLNGDSGVVGSVTSGGTESILMAMKTYRDMARAVRPSITEPNVVAPSTIHPAFEKAAHYFNIKIKHVPVSQTSFTPNIHQYEKEIDSNTILLLASAPSYPQAILDPVGEIGKLATKHNLPLHVDACFGGFMLPWVEKLGAKIPIWDFRVPAVTSISADLHKYGFATKGASVVCYRDSSIRKHQFFAYSSWSGGLFASPTMAGTRPGGHLAAAWVALRAMGQDGYIDMARKLMETTEKMKEGVRSIEGLKVLGSPLMTAFGFSTSDESLSIFGIVDVMEEKVPTPRNLRVSAYNLDHELQWDAPLSNTSKNRTIGVTYSVRQAVFDEETLKTRWQYIPHCVHVNVTHCYITNITYSPFETYEFNVIAEIGNRTSSLDQTITFLPFFDGLLYAPDFIVDVHDNTAILYIPRPPHIHSTGEVLTNFLYDDVLTYNVQYWTTGSPTPPNATDIVKLTRPATVTNITVRVVGHEPACFRLKLSGLLFGSAGWSKVRCTTSTPRLLATADKAKHVHTTSSYLTKAVIGIVGGVVFLALAIVCVKLSRAFLTFIKAKKHRDLPPSLVIVMKQSENDYEVDSYIDTEIVTSLGITPLMTQAKSCTSSKSNISVSFVEVVSTAGLETRSQVMQTCNNKDNEYVLYIADVERRSNETDDSGGDSTIETRSLPDTDACCDAPPVDILPQNSSDHSLYFA; translated from the exons ATGGTGGCTTTTCAAATACTTTCCTGGTTCCCAGCTGTTATTACAAGCttggttgttgtttattttattgatattcTATTGAAAAGAGGAGTTGTTGGATTATTTAAATCATTTGCCAATGCTATCCTACTGCTGCCTGGCACCAATGCAATTGTAAAAGCATTTACTAAGAAAGAGATTGAGGGATTTATTCAGAAGTCTTTCACAGGTGATGCAAAACCACATGGGAAACTTCTTAGTATTCCAGAAAAAG GCGTTCCCATAGATCAGTTGCAAAAAGAGCTGAATGAATTGAAAGCAGGTGATGGTAATTTATCCGAGAATGGAAGGTTATTTGCATACGTTTATACAACGCATGGACCAAGATTCCAACTCCAG caagAAGCATTCAAAATGTTCAGTGATTTTTCATTGGCTAAAGCGAACAATGATCATGTCTCCATCGTTAAAGCCTACCTGGAGACCTTCATGCATGACAATGCGCTCAACCCACTCGTATTTCCTGCTCTGAG AAAATTTGAGAACGAAGTGGTCTCAATGACAGCGAGCATGTTGAACGGTGACTCGGGAGTCGTAGGAAGCGTTACATCTGGAGGAACAGAGAGCATCCTCATGGCGATGAAGACTTATCGGGATATGGCTCGTGCAGTTCGGCCGAGCATAACTGAACCAAACGTG GTTGCCCCATCCACTATACACCCAGCATTTGAAAAAGCTGCTCactattttaacataaaaattaaacatgttCCTGTGAGTCAGACCTCGTTTACCCCCAACATACACCAATATGAAAAGGAAATTGATTCAAACACTATTCTTCTTCTTGCTTCTGCCCCCTCCTACCCACAA GCAATTTTAGACCCAGTTGGAGAAATAGGAAAGTTGGCAACCAAGCACAACCTTCCTTTGCATGTAGATGCTTGCTTTGGTGGTTTCATGTTACCATG GGTAGAGAAACTTGGAGCAAAAATTCCAATATGGGATTTTCGAGTCCCAGCTGTCACTTCAATCTCAGCCGACTTACATAAGTATGGCTTCGCAACTAAAGGTGCCAGTGTGGTATGCTATAGAGACAGCAGCATACGCAAGCATCAGTTCTTTGCTTATTCTTCCTGGTCCGGTGGTTTATTTGCTTCTCCCACAATGGCGGGAACTCGACCAG GTGGCCACTTGGCTGCAGCCTGGGTTGCTCTGCGAGCAATGGGGCAAGACGGATATATTGACATGGCTCGAAAACTGATGGAGACAACTGAAAAAATGAAGGAAGGTGTTAGAAGTATTGAG GGATTAAAAGTACTCGGCTCACCTCTGATGACAGCATTTGGTTTTTCAACCAGCGATGAATCTCTCAGTATTTTTGGAATAGTTGATGTTATGGAAGAAAAAG TGCCAACACCGCGAAATTTGCGCGTGTCTGCTTACAACTTGGACCACGAGTTGCAATGGGATGCACCTTTAAGCAATACCTCTAAAAATCGAACTATTGGTGTAACATATTCGGTTCGGCAGGCAGTATTTGATGAAGAGACTTTAAAAACACG CTGGCAATACATCCCTCATTGCGTGCATGTGAATGTGACACATTGTTATATAACAAACATCACATATTCACCGTTTGAAACATACGAATTCAACGTGATTGCTGAAATCGGCAACCGAACCAGCTCCTTGGACCAAACGATTACGTTTTTGCCGTTTTTTGATG GCCTACTATACGCCCCTGACTTTATCGTTGATGTACACGACAACACAGCAATACTTTATATCCCAAGACCGCCACATATTCATTCAACAGGCGAGGTTTTAACCAACTTTTTATACGATGACGTTCTCACCTATAATGTACAGTATTGGACAACG gGTTCACCAACCCCGCCAAATGCGACTGATATTGTGAAACTCACAAGACCTGCAACAGTTACAAATATCACGGTTCGTGTTGTTGGTCATGAACCGGCTTGCTTCCGTTTAAAACTGTCCGGGCTCCTGTTCGGTTCTGCTGGCTGGTCAAAAGTCCGTTGCACTACAA gTACCCCACGGTTGCTGGCAACTGCAGATAAAGCCAAACATGTACATACAACGTCAAGTTACTTAACTAAAGCAGTAATAGGCATAGTAGGTGGAGTTGTATTTCTAGCTCTTGCAATCGTATGCGTGAAGCTGTCACGGGCATTCTTAACGTTCATTAAGGCGAAAAAACACAGGGACTTACCGCCTTCTCTG GTAATTGTGATGAAACAAAGCGAAAATGATTACGAGGTCGATTCTTATATCGACACcgaaattgtgacgtcacttggTATTACCCCTCTGATGACGCAAGCTAAAAGTTGTACGTCATCAAAGAGCAACATTTCCGTCTCTTTTGTTGAGGTTGTGTCCACGGCAGGACTTGAAACCCGTTCCCAGGTTATGCAAACATGTAATAACAAAGACAAtgaatatgttttgtatattgcCGATGTTGAGCGAAGATCGAACGAAACAGACGATTCTGGCGGGGATTCAACGATCGAAACTCGGTCGCTGCCAGATACAGACGCGTGCTGCGACGCACCCCCGGTTGACATTCTTCCTCAGAATTCGAGTGATCacagtttatattttgcatAA